Proteins from a genomic interval of Capsicum annuum cultivar UCD-10X-F1 chromosome 4, UCD10Xv1.1, whole genome shotgun sequence:
- the LOC107869593 gene encoding citrate-binding protein: protein MNFFIFIIMSSTISSLFLLSFGDEPTEGFTEITLREENFELQKPYNIPLEKRYSFENGTHRLWVYADDKPHDPNSPTQPRTEIRIQGLDYSSGIWQFEGCAFVPNGTSGATILQIHGASHGATTIILRIYNGAMRYYSGQIFVTDLFDKWFKVNLIHNVDEGKVTVFIDGKQVFETKDQGPGDLHFKCGVYAAPANISYYMESRWKDIKIYKKVY from the exons AtgaatttcttcattttcataATAATGAGTAGTACTATTTCGAGcttatttttattgagttttggTGATGAACCAACAGAAGGGTTTACAGAAATTACATTAAGAGAAGAAAACTTTGAACTCCAGAAACCATATAATATTCCACTTGAAAAACGCTATAGTTTCGAAAATGGAACTCATCGACTGTGGGTTTATGCGGACGACAAGCCTCATGATCCTAATAGCCCCACTCAGCCTCGCACCGAAATACGGATTCAG GGATTAGATTATTCGTCAGGTATATGGCAATTTGAGGGTTGTGCATTTGTGCCAAATGGGACATCAGGTGCAACAATTCTTCAAATTCATGGTGCATCACATGGTGCAACAACAATAATCCTAAGAATTTATAATGGGGCTATGAGATACTATAGTGGGCAAATTTTTGTTACTGATTTATTCGACAAGTGGTTTAAGGTTAATTTGATTCATAACGTGGATGAAGGCAAAGTTACAGTATTTATTGATGGAAAACAAGTATTTGAGACCAAAGATCAAGGGCCTGGAGACTTGCATTTCAAGTGTGGAGTTTATGCCGCACCTGCCAATATTAGCTATTACATGGAATCAAGATGGaaagatataaaaatatacaaaaaagtatATTAA